From Sulfuracidifex tepidarius, one genomic window encodes:
- a CDS encoding isocitrate/isopropylmalate family dehydrogenase: MHFTVAVLPGDGVGPEIYSESKKIIAKLKEIYSLDLDLVEVEAGDSALAKYGEALPKDTINVISKADMILKGPVGESAMDVVVRLRQMYDMYANIRPAKSLPNVSSLYKDVDILIVRENTEDLYKGYEFVPSKGTAVAMKVITDFASRRIANVALSYAKKRRNKVTCVHKANVMRVTDGLFASSCKEILKGKVDFEEMYVDAAAANLVRKPSYFDVIVTTNVYGDILSDEASQIAGSLGIAPSANIGDEKSMFEPVHGAAFDIAGKGIVNPTAFLLSISMMLQRMSEISNEQKYARAATSLEESIRKVYLDGNKLTPDIGGSSTLSEISTEIFSKIR, encoded by the coding sequence ATGCATTTCACTGTAGCAGTTCTACCTGGAGATGGAGTCGGTCCTGAAATATATTCTGAATCTAAGAAAATAATAGCCAAACTAAAGGAGATATACTCATTAGATTTAGATCTAGTTGAAGTGGAGGCAGGCGACTCGGCTTTAGCTAAATATGGTGAGGCACTTCCCAAAGATACAATTAATGTCATATCTAAGGCTGATATGATACTCAAAGGTCCAGTCGGAGAGTCTGCAATGGACGTTGTAGTAAGGTTAAGACAAATGTACGATATGTATGCTAACATCAGACCCGCAAAGTCATTGCCTAATGTCAGCTCCCTTTATAAGGATGTTGACATCCTGATAGTGAGAGAGAACACTGAAGACTTGTATAAAGGTTACGAGTTCGTCCCTTCTAAGGGCACAGCGGTTGCAATGAAAGTTATAACTGATTTCGCGTCGAGAAGGATCGCTAACGTAGCATTATCCTATGCAAAGAAGAGGAGAAACAAGGTGACCTGCGTCCATAAGGCGAACGTAATGAGAGTTACCGATGGACTATTTGCCTCTTCTTGTAAAGAAATTCTAAAAGGTAAAGTCGATTTCGAAGAAATGTATGTTGATGCTGCAGCCGCGAATTTAGTGAGGAAACCTTCTTATTTCGATGTTATCGTAACTACAAACGTTTATGGAGACATTTTAAGCGACGAGGCAAGCCAGATAGCTGGAAGCCTAGGTATAGCCCCTTCAGCCAATATAGGGGACGAGAAATCTATGTTTGAACCCGTACATGGTGCAGCCTTCGACATAGCGGGAAAGGGAATAGTAAATCCTACCGCTTTCCTTTTATCTATATCAATGATGCTTCAACGTATGAGTGAAATCTCTAACGAACAAAAATACGCCAGGGCAGCTACCTCATTAGAGGAATCTATTAGAAAGGTCTATTTGGACGGAAATAAATTGACTCCTGATATAGGAGGTTCATCGACACTATCTGAGATATCTACAGAAATATTTTCTAAGATAAGATAA
- a CDS encoding DUF447 domain-containing protein, whose protein sequence is MKTNEDLIFDKDGIYEVLLGTNGVKPIVRPIGIIKKDGNLKAKIYKGTLTLRNLQLNDTCSINFTEPENFWYSFRDEVPFTLYMGVPVLQRYLIARCSLSTLDKDPVEVDIDIIEVKKSPYSWELKRRGDGLLLDLLVNFSRINVYSGSELYRLLTIIDYEIGVIEKTSPELSKITSEIRKEIESKGYKLR, encoded by the coding sequence ATGAAGACCAACGAGGATTTAATTTTTGATAAGGACGGTATCTATGAAGTTCTTCTAGGAACTAACGGCGTCAAACCTATCGTTAGACCTATAGGAATTATAAAGAAGGATGGCAACCTCAAAGCCAAAATTTATAAAGGTACTTTAACTCTTAGAAATCTTCAATTAAATGATACATGTTCTATCAATTTTACAGAACCAGAAAACTTTTGGTATTCATTTAGAGATGAAGTTCCATTTACCCTATATATGGGAGTTCCAGTTTTACAGAGATATTTAATAGCTAGGTGTTCATTATCAACTCTAGATAAGGATCCAGTAGAGGTAGATATTGATATAATTGAGGTCAAGAAATCTCCTTATTCATGGGAGCTTAAGAGACGTGGAGATGGGCTCCTGTTAGATTTACTAGTAAACTTCAGCAGAATAAACGTTTATTCTGGATCAGAGCTCTATAGGTTGCTTACGATTATCGATTACGAGATAGGCGTAATAGAAAAGACTTCGCCTGAATTATCCAAGATAACATCTGAAATCAGAAAAGAGATAGAGTCAAAAGGTTATAAGCTAAGGTAG
- a CDS encoding M28 family peptidase — MLNKNDIYSLANYGEVVAGSDDEKRISHKIISLMEEIVDEVRVEEIRVMNWKIRDGKISLDGKEAEKCSYVILPYSPSYHEEGLVNKDFMFEEVSTLSQIPFVYERCLKNENCKALFVTLDERLRKFVIKTPPLLQRGPSMPPPKPVVYVKRNFFDMFRRSSRLCLDVDTTFTPYSTGTIIEGILNGQDDHKAFYISAHHDHWFHGFRDNMSSIAALLGVKRGKYERHLLSFTAEESGSPHFSSWSWSYGSHVFTKMRESELERAVLNINLDNIDIGTLETIYTPGLSLLTKSIENSKPGFDPYNDGYSFVKAGIPSIMIESRNNPVYHSEDDVLNEGILSYVTESLPSLINRMLNNAEDVNTLDRDEISNFIKDTYTYINTEMKSYLTNFLRAIESNINVFRGILKMIGTTSSVQENGKVSLFPVLYAIKNSSKEAIDVEDFGRIDKIKDNGYGLAREYLIYLDSIKEKISEIYIDEIYNSLKEFF, encoded by the coding sequence GTGTTAAACAAGAACGATATTTATTCCTTAGCGAATTACGGTGAAGTAGTAGCGGGATCCGATGATGAAAAAAGGATAAGTCATAAAATAATATCTTTAATGGAAGAAATTGTAGATGAAGTGAGAGTTGAGGAAATACGAGTGATGAATTGGAAGATACGTGATGGAAAGATTTCATTGGACGGAAAAGAAGCGGAAAAATGCTCTTACGTAATTTTACCTTATTCTCCAAGTTACCATGAAGAGGGACTTGTGAATAAGGATTTCATGTTTGAGGAAGTGAGCACGTTATCTCAGATACCCTTTGTCTATGAGAGGTGTCTTAAAAACGAGAACTGCAAAGCACTCTTTGTTACACTTGATGAAAGATTAAGAAAATTTGTAATAAAGACTCCGCCGTTGTTACAACGAGGACCTAGTATGCCTCCTCCAAAGCCTGTCGTATACGTTAAGAGAAACTTCTTCGATATGTTCAGAAGATCCTCTAGATTGTGTTTGGACGTTGATACTACTTTCACACCTTATTCAACTGGAACAATAATAGAAGGAATACTAAATGGTCAGGATGATCACAAAGCTTTCTACATTTCTGCTCATCATGACCACTGGTTCCACGGTTTTCGTGACAATATGTCGTCTATAGCCGCTTTACTCGGAGTTAAACGAGGGAAGTATGAAAGACACTTGTTAAGCTTCACAGCAGAGGAATCAGGATCTCCCCATTTTTCAAGCTGGTCTTGGTCTTATGGATCTCACGTGTTTACCAAAATGAGAGAAAGTGAACTTGAAAGGGCAGTTTTGAACATAAATCTAGACAATATAGACATAGGTACTCTAGAAACAATATATACTCCAGGTCTCTCTTTGCTCACTAAAAGCATCGAAAACAGTAAACCAGGTTTCGATCCATATAACGATGGCTACTCGTTCGTGAAAGCAGGAATACCTTCAATAATGATAGAGAGCCGAAACAATCCGGTATACCACAGCGAAGATGACGTCCTAAATGAGGGCATACTTTCTTACGTTACTGAAAGTTTACCTTCTTTAATAAATAGAATGCTGAACAATGCAGAAGACGTCAATACCCTAGATAGAGATGAGATATCTAATTTCATCAAAGATACATATACATATATAAACACAGAAATGAAATCATATTTAACGAATTTTCTTAGAGCAATAGAATCTAACATAAACGTTTTCAGGGGTATCTTAAAGATGATCGGTACCACATCTTCAGTTCAAGAAAACGGTAAGGTTAGCCTTTTCCCTGTGCTCTATGCAATAAAGAACAGTTCAAAAGAAGCTATTGATGTTGAGGACTTCGGAAGAATAGATAAAATAAAGGATAATGGATACGGATTAGCGAGAGAATATCTAATTTATTTGGATTCAATAAAGGAGAAAATTTCTGAGATATATATTGATGAGATCTATAACTCACTAAAGGAGTTCTTCTAA
- a CDS encoding HAD family hydrolase: MELSRPFSAAKAVFFDYDNTLVDFQSSSIKALDKVSAEIRDYLIDEAKEDISLSKIKQVVFDTSNKLDEEGVVDRNTWWSSSLDALGIKGVDRSQFYDWTNLYWSIASQSEPFPDALQFLDYLVNKRYVIGMITNSDGEGGNKKKRISKFPLYNVFNVVIIGGEDGIKPKPNIDPFIIACEKASLSPDKCVMIGDDPVKDCLASKKAGYNAILVDRSNKVKFPELYADFVTYKLVDLEELL, translated from the coding sequence ATTGAATTGTCAAGACCTTTCTCCGCTGCAAAAGCTGTGTTTTTTGATTATGATAATACATTAGTGGATTTTCAGTCCAGTTCTATCAAGGCTTTAGATAAAGTCTCAGCTGAGATTCGTGATTACCTTATAGATGAAGCGAAAGAAGATATTTCCTTAAGTAAAATAAAGCAAGTAGTTTTTGATACTTCAAATAAATTAGATGAAGAAGGTGTGGTGGACAGGAATACGTGGTGGTCTTCGTCTTTGGACGCTCTTGGAATAAAAGGAGTAGACAGATCGCAGTTTTATGATTGGACAAACCTTTATTGGTCTATAGCCTCTCAAAGTGAACCTTTCCCTGACGCACTTCAATTCTTAGACTATCTAGTAAACAAGAGATACGTGATAGGGATGATAACCAACAGTGATGGTGAAGGAGGTAACAAGAAGAAAAGGATAAGTAAATTTCCTCTTTATAATGTATTTAATGTTGTAATAATTGGAGGGGAAGATGGAATTAAACCTAAACCTAATATAGATCCTTTTATTATAGCTTGCGAAAAAGCCAGTCTATCTCCAGATAAATGTGTTATGATCGGAGACGATCCAGTTAAAGACTGTTTGGCTTCTAAGAAAGCAGGTTATAATGCGATTTTAGTAGACAGATCTAATAAGGTAAAGTTTCCAGAACTTTATGCAGATTTTGTAACATATAAACTTGTAGACTTAGAAGAACTCCTTTAG
- a CDS encoding elongation factor EF-2, translating to MPRYKTADQVLGLMKDRTRVRNIGIIAHVDHGKTTTSDTLLAASGIISPKVAGEALALDYLSVEQQRGITVKAANVSLYHEMDNKGYVINLIDTPGHVDFSGRVTRSLRVLDGSIVVVDAVEGVMTQTETVLRQSLEERVRPILFVNKIDRLIKELKLGKDEMVPKLTSIIAEVNNMISSYAEPEYKEKWTVDPAKGTVVFGSAKDKWGFSLPMAQKKGVNFKTVYDAYTAPDKSKLQELASVSPIHDALLDTVIQFVPNPIEAQKYRIPKIWKGDLDNEIAKAMLNADPNGPLVLMITDMKVDPHAGLVATGRVFSGTLRSGEEVWLVNAKSSQKTLQVSLYMGSTRELAEEIPAGNIAGVLGLDKARSGETAIDPRFKDVQGSFETLHYVSEPVVTIAIEPKNPKDLTKMIDSLRKLSIEDPNLVVKINEETGEYLLSGMGFLHLEVSLQLLRENYGIDVQTSPPIVVYRESIREPSKRIFEGKSPNKHNKFYMSIAPLNDKSVELIANGTIKEDMDPKEMAKILKEQADWDYDEAKKIIAIDENDNVFVDMTSGVQHLREIMDTVLQGYRLAMKEGPLAREPIRGTKVILHDATVHEDPAHRGPAQLFPAVRNAIFAAFLDARPTLLEPIQKLDIRVPMDLIGNVTGVITRKRGKVINVVDSGSVARITAEVPVSESYEMASELRGATGGKAFWGTEFSRWAPVPDSLLQDIVLKIRERKGMPKQMPKIEDFLS from the coding sequence TTGCCACGTTATAAGACAGCAGACCAAGTCCTAGGCCTAATGAAGGATAGGACAAGGGTTAGGAATATAGGTATAATAGCTCACGTTGATCACGGGAAGACCACTACAAGCGACACTCTACTGGCGGCTTCGGGAATAATATCACCTAAGGTTGCAGGAGAAGCATTAGCGTTAGACTATCTAAGTGTAGAACAGCAGAGAGGGATTACGGTAAAAGCAGCTAACGTCAGCCTCTACCACGAGATGGACAATAAAGGCTACGTCATTAACCTGATTGATACCCCTGGACACGTAGACTTCAGCGGGAGGGTTACCAGGAGTCTCAGAGTACTAGATGGTTCAATAGTCGTAGTTGATGCAGTAGAAGGAGTTATGACCCAAACAGAAACAGTGCTCAGACAGAGTCTAGAGGAAAGAGTAAGACCAATACTCTTCGTCAATAAGATAGACAGGTTAATAAAAGAACTTAAGCTCGGAAAGGACGAAATGGTTCCAAAGCTAACTAGCATCATAGCAGAAGTAAATAACATGATAAGTAGCTACGCTGAACCAGAGTATAAGGAAAAGTGGACTGTGGATCCTGCTAAAGGAACAGTAGTTTTCGGTTCTGCAAAAGATAAATGGGGATTCTCCTTGCCAATGGCTCAGAAGAAAGGAGTTAATTTCAAGACTGTCTATGATGCCTACACAGCTCCTGATAAATCTAAACTGCAGGAACTAGCTTCGGTTTCTCCAATTCATGACGCTCTCTTGGATACTGTAATTCAATTCGTACCTAATCCAATAGAAGCCCAAAAGTACAGAATTCCCAAGATATGGAAAGGAGATTTAGATAACGAAATAGCTAAGGCAATGCTTAACGCTGATCCCAATGGTCCACTTGTGTTGATGATAACTGACATGAAGGTAGATCCTCACGCCGGTCTTGTAGCTACTGGAAGGGTATTTTCAGGAACTCTGAGATCTGGAGAGGAAGTTTGGTTAGTTAATGCCAAGAGTTCACAAAAGACACTGCAAGTAAGCCTTTATATGGGCTCAACTAGGGAGTTAGCTGAGGAGATTCCAGCAGGTAACATAGCTGGAGTATTGGGTCTGGATAAGGCTAGATCTGGAGAAACAGCTATAGATCCTCGCTTCAAGGACGTACAAGGTAGCTTCGAGACTCTCCACTATGTCTCAGAACCAGTCGTGACAATAGCCATAGAACCTAAGAACCCGAAGGACTTAACTAAGATGATTGATTCTCTCAGGAAGCTGAGTATAGAAGATCCAAATCTAGTAGTTAAGATAAATGAAGAAACTGGAGAGTATTTACTATCAGGAATGGGATTCCTTCATTTAGAAGTTTCACTTCAACTATTAAGAGAAAACTACGGAATAGATGTTCAGACTTCTCCGCCTATAGTAGTATATAGAGAAAGTATAAGGGAGCCTAGCAAGAGGATCTTCGAAGGTAAATCACCTAACAAGCATAACAAATTCTACATGAGTATAGCGCCTCTTAACGATAAGTCAGTAGAACTCATAGCTAATGGTACCATTAAGGAGGATATGGATCCGAAGGAGATGGCTAAAATACTGAAAGAGCAAGCCGACTGGGACTATGACGAAGCGAAGAAGATAATTGCTATTGATGAGAACGATAACGTATTCGTTGACATGACAAGCGGTGTTCAGCACCTCAGGGAAATTATGGATACTGTACTTCAGGGCTACAGACTAGCTATGAAAGAAGGTCCTCTAGCACGCGAGCCTATAAGAGGGACGAAGGTCATACTTCACGACGCTACTGTTCACGAAGACCCCGCGCACAGAGGTCCAGCTCAGTTGTTCCCGGCAGTGAGAAACGCAATATTTGCAGCTTTCCTTGACGCCAGACCTACATTGCTGGAGCCAATTCAAAAGCTTGATATAAGAGTTCCAATGGATCTTATAGGCAATGTGACTGGAGTCATAACGAGGAAGAGAGGTAAAGTCATTAACGTTGTAGATTCAGGAAGTGTAGCAAGGATAACTGCTGAAGTACCCGTATCTGAGTCCTATGAGATGGCAAGTGAGCTTAGAGGTGCGACAGGAGGAAAGGCTTTCTGGGGTACAGAGTTCAGCAGATGGGCTCCAGTACCAGATAGCTTGCTTCAAGACATAGTGCTAAAGATAAGAGAAAGGAAAGGTATGCCGAAGCAGATGCCTAAGATCGAAGATTTTCTGTCGTGA
- the xpf gene encoding 3'-flap repair endonuclease Xpf, whose protein sequence is MLRIYVDEREIQSGIPSLLKEKGVMVILQQLTVGDYVVADGVAVERKAAMDLINSIFDKRFFDQIKRLTQTYPTSFLLVEGSLERVKQVTEKWKAINGAVVSSIIDFKLNVIYSASKEETAEILIKIAKKLQEEQLNSRSITIHDKRKLSSLEDFQEYVLESFPNVGNSMAKKIMERFNSIEEVCNASISELEKALGSRKRAEMMYSIIHKKFKKNGDNLGEDNQSKSLFDFM, encoded by the coding sequence ATGTTAAGAATTTACGTTGATGAGAGAGAAATTCAAAGTGGTATTCCTTCTTTACTTAAGGAGAAAGGCGTTATGGTAATACTGCAACAACTAACTGTAGGTGACTATGTAGTAGCAGACGGCGTAGCAGTTGAAAGAAAAGCCGCAATGGATCTCATAAATTCTATATTCGACAAAAGATTCTTCGACCAGATAAAGAGGCTGACCCAGACTTATCCTACGTCCTTCCTTCTAGTTGAAGGGAGTCTAGAAAGAGTAAAGCAAGTGACAGAAAAGTGGAAGGCCATAAACGGGGCTGTTGTATCTTCAATTATTGATTTCAAACTAAATGTTATTTATTCTGCATCAAAGGAAGAAACTGCTGAAATATTAATAAAGATAGCCAAGAAATTACAGGAGGAACAACTGAATTCTCGCAGCATTACTATCCATGATAAAAGGAAATTATCATCGTTAGAAGACTTTCAGGAATACGTATTAGAGTCATTTCCGAACGTAGGGAACAGTATGGCAAAGAAGATTATGGAAAGATTTAACTCGATAGAAGAAGTATGTAATGCTTCTATATCAGAGCTAGAGAAAGCCTTAGGGAGTAGAAAAAGAGCGGAAATGATGTACTCGATAATACATAAAAAATTTAAGAAAAATGGAGATAATCTAGGAGAAGACAATCAAAGTAAATCTTTGTTTGATTTCATGTGA
- a CDS encoding prefoldin subunit beta yields the protein MTEKLPPELQTQLGKFQQLKDQLDKLLQEKAVVEGELKEINKVLEELSSLPADATLYKIVGNIFVKTEKAKVESELNDRKDLLELRSKAYQKQEGLLRKQLEDLQSKINDMLSRYYPQSGGGVTKA from the coding sequence ATGACAGAGAAATTACCCCCTGAACTGCAAACTCAGTTAGGAAAGTTTCAGCAATTAAAGGATCAATTAGATAAATTGCTACAGGAGAAAGCTGTAGTTGAGGGAGAATTGAAAGAGATTAATAAGGTGCTGGAAGAGCTATCGTCTTTGCCTGCTGACGCTACCTTATACAAGATAGTAGGAAACATTTTCGTAAAAACAGAGAAAGCTAAAGTTGAGTCTGAGCTGAACGACCGCAAGGATCTATTAGAATTAAGATCTAAGGCCTATCAAAAACAAGAAGGTCTACTTAGAAAGCAGCTGGAGGACCTTCAATCAAAGATAAATGATATGTTGTCAAGGTATTATCCTCAATCCGGTGGAGGAGTAACTAAAGCCTAA
- a CDS encoding KEOPS complex subunit Pcc1 — MGPRIEISLRQIDPNMAELLYKAINQEEIDKGLVELSLNKGLTIRIDADTITRSRAILNSYILWLYTILQSLEEVEKNDREITP, encoded by the coding sequence ATGGGACCAAGGATTGAAATTTCTTTGAGGCAGATAGATCCAAATATGGCAGAACTCTTGTATAAGGCGATCAATCAAGAAGAAATCGATAAAGGGCTGGTCGAATTATCATTGAACAAAGGCTTGACTATTAGGATAGACGCGGATACAATAACCCGGTCAAGAGCCATACTCAACTCTTATATACTATGGTTGTATACGATACTTCAGTCTTTAGAAGAGGTAGAAAAAAATGACAGAGAAATTACCCCCTGA
- a CDS encoding 50S ribosomal protein L37ae has product MGKDSRIAGRFGPKYGASLRKSWNAIMEKRYEDHQCPYCKTTGSVKRVASGIWICKKCGTKWAGLAYTPY; this is encoded by the coding sequence ATGGGTAAGGATAGTAGGATAGCGGGAAGGTTTGGTCCCAAGTATGGGGCGAGCTTGAGGAAATCTTGGAATGCCATAATGGAGAAGAGGTATGAAGACCATCAATGCCCTTACTGTAAGACTACCGGAAGCGTAAAGAGAGTTGCATCAGGAATTTGGATTTGCAAGAAATGCGGTACCAAATGGGCTGGTCTTGCATACACACCGTATTAA
- the rrp42 gene encoding exosome complex protein Rrp42 codes for MSITPSNQNIIPAIKRESILNILEHGSRTDGRKLGDYRNIQASLGYAKKADGSCLLKLGETMVLAGVKLETEEPFQDTPNQGNLVVNVELLPLAYETFEPGPPDENAIELARVVDRSLRDSKAVDLTRLVLVPGKQIWTAWVDIYILNYSGNVLDASTLASICALYDTKLPSIIQGDNGISINKEEKNEKFPLNYPVVSVTVAKIGKFLVVDPNLEEESIADAKISISYTPDFRIVGMQKSGNGTFSVDEINNAENMARSTAEKLFGELKNLLGIDFGEMKHG; via the coding sequence ATGTCAATAACTCCTTCAAATCAGAACATAATACCTGCAATAAAGAGAGAATCAATCTTAAACATATTGGAGCATGGAAGCAGAACTGACGGAAGGAAACTAGGAGATTATAGGAACATCCAAGCTTCATTAGGATATGCTAAGAAGGCTGATGGGTCATGCCTCCTTAAATTGGGGGAAACGATGGTTCTAGCAGGAGTCAAGCTAGAAACAGAAGAACCGTTCCAAGATACACCCAATCAAGGTAATCTGGTAGTTAATGTAGAACTTCTTCCATTAGCATATGAAACCTTCGAACCAGGTCCTCCAGATGAAAATGCAATAGAGTTAGCTAGAGTTGTTGATAGAAGTTTGAGAGACTCCAAGGCTGTGGATCTAACGAGGTTGGTTTTAGTCCCTGGTAAACAGATATGGACAGCCTGGGTCGATATATACATCCTTAATTATAGCGGTAATGTCTTAGATGCTAGTACTTTAGCTTCTATCTGTGCACTTTATGATACGAAACTACCTTCAATAATACAAGGCGATAACGGGATATCGATAAATAAGGAAGAGAAAAACGAGAAGTTTCCGCTCAATTATCCAGTAGTTTCAGTGACAGTTGCCAAAATAGGCAAGTTCCTTGTTGTAGATCCTAACTTGGAGGAGGAAAGCATAGCTGATGCAAAGATATCTATCTCTTATACTCCTGATTTCAGGATAGTCGGAATGCAGAAAAGCGGAAATGGAACCTTTTCGGTTGATGAAATTAATAATGCAGAAAATATGGCTAGATCAACGGCCGAAAAGCTATTCGGAGAACTTAAAAACCTATTAGGAATAGACTTTGGTGAGATGAAACATGGGTAA
- the rrp41 gene encoding exosome complex exonuclease Rrp41, which translates to MLQMQKPKLILEDGRRTDGRKFDEMRPVSIELGVLKNADGSAIVQMGNTKIIAAVFGPREMHPRHLALPDRAVLRVRYHMTPFSTDERKNPAPSRREIELSKVIRESLEASILVEQFPRSVIDVFAEVLQADAGTRLVALMASSLAVADAGIPVKDIIAGVAVGKADGQLVLDLNEPEDMWGEADMPVAMMPSLGQITLLQINGNMTPSEFKSGLDLAIKGINQIYEMEKNALRSRFSEYKEEGE; encoded by the coding sequence GTGCTTCAAATGCAGAAACCAAAGTTAATTCTTGAGGACGGAAGACGAACTGACGGAAGGAAATTTGATGAAATGAGACCCGTATCTATAGAGCTAGGCGTTTTAAAGAACGCTGATGGTTCTGCGATAGTTCAAATGGGGAATACGAAGATAATAGCTGCAGTTTTCGGTCCGCGCGAGATGCATCCAAGGCATCTCGCACTCCCAGATAGGGCTGTCCTCAGAGTTAGATATCATATGACCCCGTTTTCTACAGATGAAAGGAAGAATCCTGCTCCTAGCAGGAGAGAAATTGAATTATCTAAGGTAATAAGGGAATCACTAGAAGCGTCCATTTTAGTTGAGCAATTTCCAAGGTCAGTTATAGATGTTTTCGCTGAGGTTCTACAAGCTGACGCTGGTACCCGACTAGTTGCTTTGATGGCTTCGTCTCTTGCAGTTGCGGATGCTGGAATACCCGTTAAAGACATTATAGCAGGTGTAGCTGTAGGAAAGGCTGACGGCCAGTTAGTTCTAGACTTAAATGAACCCGAGGACATGTGGGGAGAAGCAGACATGCCTGTAGCTATGATGCCGTCTTTAGGTCAGATAACCCTACTTCAGATCAACGGGAATATGACTCCGTCAGAGTTTAAGAGCGGATTAGATCTCGCTATAAAAGGAATAAATCAGATTTATGAAATGGAGAAAAATGCGCTGAGGAGCAGGTTCTCAGAGTATAAGGAAGAAGGTGAATGA
- the rrp4 gene encoding exosome complex RNA-binding protein Rrp4, with protein sequence MSQQKILVESRSIVVPGDVIAEGDFRLSWSPYFLKVGEKFISTVVGMVNVKENSFEVIPLEGSFYYPKVGDIVIALVKDIEPYGWTTDIKAPYSAYLPASSLLGRPVNSGEEIRKFMDVGDYVIAKVEEFDRTTDPILSVKGGKELGRINSGIVIDFMPNKVARIIGKGRNMIDTLSSETGCNIFVTQNGRLLAKCPSKVSEELLIFAIRTIEAESHIKGLTDKIKQLIREKAGGMSASNAETKVNS encoded by the coding sequence TTGAGCCAACAGAAAATTCTAGTAGAAAGCAGGTCTATAGTTGTTCCAGGGGACGTCATAGCTGAGGGGGACTTCAGGTTAAGCTGGTCTCCTTATTTTCTGAAAGTAGGAGAGAAGTTCATTTCTACAGTAGTAGGCATGGTGAACGTCAAAGAGAACTCTTTTGAGGTAATTCCATTAGAAGGATCTTTTTACTATCCAAAGGTAGGTGACATAGTAATAGCCCTAGTGAAAGATATAGAGCCATATGGTTGGACGACCGATATAAAGGCGCCATATTCGGCTTATCTTCCAGCTTCTTCTCTTCTAGGTCGCCCAGTTAATTCAGGAGAGGAGATAAGGAAATTCATGGATGTAGGAGACTATGTGATAGCTAAGGTAGAAGAATTCGATAGAACTACTGATCCAATTCTCTCGGTTAAGGGTGGAAAGGAATTGGGAAGGATAAATTCAGGGATAGTAATTGACTTCATGCCTAATAAAGTAGCCAGAATTATAGGCAAGGGTCGCAATATGATTGATACTTTGTCATCCGAAACCGGTTGTAACATTTTCGTGACACAAAACGGTAGACTTCTCGCTAAATGTCCCTCGAAAGTATCCGAAGAGTTGTTGATCTTTGCGATTAGAACAATAGAGGCAGAGTCACATATTAAAGGTCTTACAGATAAGATAAAGCAATTAATACGAGAAAAGGCAGGTGGTATGAGTGCTTCAAATGCAGAAACCAAAGTTAATTCTTGA
- a CDS encoding ribosome assembly factor SBDS has translation MTKENLVTVRYESHGEKFEILVKPKEAFDFRNGKSISISDIVVSDTVYKDIKKGQKASPSSLKKVFGTLDYDTIIKEILRKGEIPVTSEQRKELLETKRKQVIDFIHRNAVDPKTGLPIPPNRIEAAMEQAKVHIDMDKEIEAQAMQIVKEITKVIPIKIARALLQISVPSQYGAKVKSSLSSLGDVKKTQWLGDGTLIAELEIPAGAQQEVIDKLNSLTKGDVEVKVLQFR, from the coding sequence ATGACAAAAGAGAACCTTGTAACGGTGAGATATGAATCTCACGGTGAGAAATTCGAAATTTTGGTTAAACCAAAAGAAGCTTTTGATTTTCGTAACGGAAAATCTATAAGTATTTCTGATATAGTAGTTTCTGATACAGTTTATAAAGATATTAAGAAAGGTCAGAAAGCTTCTCCTTCTTCTCTCAAGAAAGTGTTTGGAACGTTAGACTACGATACTATTATAAAGGAAATACTGCGTAAAGGGGAAATTCCAGTTACATCAGAACAAAGAAAGGAGCTTTTAGAGACAAAGAGGAAACAAGTGATAGACTTCATCCATAGGAACGCAGTCGATCCAAAGACTGGATTGCCTATCCCTCCAAATAGAATAGAAGCCGCAATGGAGCAAGCTAAGGTACATATAGACATGGATAAAGAGATTGAAGCTCAAGCAATGCAAATAGTTAAAGAGATAACTAAGGTAATTCCTATAAAGATTGCTAGAGCATTGCTTCAAATTAGCGTTCCTTCTCAGTATGGCGCTAAGGTGAAGTCCTCTCTTTCATCTTTAGGCGACGTAAAGAAGACACAATGGTTAGGAGATGGTACTCTTATAGCTGAACTAGAGATACCTGCAGGGGCGCAACAGGAAGTTATTGATAAGTTGAATTCTTTAACCAAAGGAGATGTAGAAGTAAAAGTGCTACAATTTAGGTGA